Genomic DNA from Salvia miltiorrhiza cultivar Shanhuang (shh) chromosome 1, IMPLAD_Smil_shh, whole genome shotgun sequence:
attatttgttctatattaaatgtttcatttaataagaaaaatagtatcatttgttctatattaaaggtttcatttaataagaaaaatagtatcatttgttctatatttaaaggtttcatttagtaaaaaaatgtaacgccccgcttttccctagctaaatttagagtaaattttgaacttagaccATCCACAGCGCGAAGATTGAAGGGCGGGTCGAGCCGGGACGAAGGAAGACGACGCGCGCTGGAGACCCGTCCTGGTTCGAAGGGGTGGCGAAGCGAAGATCCGGGGCGAGAGGCGGATcgcctatttaaaaaaaaattaattcgattcttttttgaattttcgaccgtttgtaattttttttttaataaaatgaccGTTGAATCAAACGGCCGAATTcgactttttcatttttttttcccttttatctatatatatcaccACTCTTCTTCATTCATTTCACATCTCCACATCAAAAAATCATCTCCACATCAAaaaaatttctaaaaaaaatgtcttcCTCCTCATCAAGCCACGAGGACGAGCGACGTGCTGAAGAATTTTCCAATATTGTACAACAATTTAACCAAATTGTTCAAGATATTGGTGATCCAGAAGAGCAACCTCGTCGTCGCCGACGAGGTGCGCGGAAGAAGGCTTTCATTCGTCGGGACCGTGAAGCCGGCGCTGTACGTTTGCACGCggattactttgatgaaaatctGGTCTACCCCGACAACATCTTTCGCCGCCGTTTTCGGATGCGTCGTGCGTTGTTTTTGCGCATCGTTAATGCCGTCGCCTCCGATCCATACTTCCAACAACGCACGGATGCACTTGGGAGGCCCGGCTTCACGTCATTGCAAAAGTGCACTGTCGCTGTTCGTATGCTAGCAACGGTGGGGCAGCGGAGCAATACGACGAGTATCTCCGGATTGCAGAGTCCACATCGTTGGAGTGCTTCCGGAGATTCAGTCGTGCCATTATTCAACTCTTCGGCGCGGAGTACTTGAGGAGACCGACTTCCGCTGACTGCCAACGGCTTCTAGCAATGCACGAAGCGAAGCACGGCTTCCCGGGAATGCTAGGGAGCcttgattgcatgcattgggcgtggaagaattgtCCCAACGGCATGGCAAGGCGCATACACTCGCGGCGATCAGGGGGAACCGACCATCATCCTCGAAGCCGTCTCCTTGCAAGATCTATGGATCTGGCATGCTTTTTTGGGGACtcctggttcgaacaacgacatcaacgtgttCAACAACTCGACGTTATTCAACGATCGGCTGCAAGGAATGGGGGTGTCGGTCACATATCAAGTCAACAACGCCTACTACACAAGTGGGTACTACTTGACTGACGGCATCTATCCCAATTGGCCTGTATTCATGAAGAGTCCTACACATCCGACGGATCCGAAAGGGAAGAGGTTCCAAGTGATGCAGGAAGCGGCTCGCAAGGATATTGAACGAGCCTTCGGCgtccttcaagctcgttgggcaATCGTCAAAGGCCCAGCGCGTCTTTGGAGCAAGGAGGCGATGAGTGACATCATGTTCACgtgcatcattttgcacaacatgatcatcgaAGACGAAGGCGAGCAAGCAACACAgtgggaagaagacgccgacgaAGCTTCGAGTAGCGCCGCATCTCAACCTCATGTCGGTGCTCTGTCGGATTTTCGTGCTTTTGTTGCACGACAAGCATCCATGCGAGACGCGGAGATGCATGCTCGCCTCACATTGGATttgaaggagcacatttggtctcgttttggtccgattgagccctagaaaattcttgtaatttttttattattattgtatttaaattatgtctttaaaatattgtaatgtttaattttatttttaatggaattgggaatttaaaaataaaagtgtagaaatatgaattttgtggaaatggggaTTTAAGCACctacctaagacacaatgcattggagaggggtgtgtcttaggtggggcccactcctaagacacccctctaagcaacaagcattgtggatgctcttagaagTATGAGACGATTCACGCTGGAGAAATGaaacaatttatttttaattccagcaaatgatttacaaaaaaacttttgtaaaatttcatttatttaaattcttatgcattgcatatttatttaaatttagcATTTAGCATTTAGCATCTAGCACCTACATGAGCTATTTAATTAGCGAACCCTGAGAATTTATTACAGTTTCGATAATTCAACTGTGAATGATTTATTTGTCAAACCCTCCTTCACCTCAcacctatgttgcataggtgcggtggtgcggatgcgggggcgatacgatacgagtacggggatacgggtttctaaaaaattatagggtgcgattcggcaaggatacatctaattattaaaattttattatatataatgcttataaaatatatacaatttaaattttcttaaattaattatatgtaatttacattttattttactcaaaagttaagcattttcaattgtaTAAGTTAATTgggcaacaatataacgattcaaatattattagtccaataaaattatcaaaatcaacCTTGTGCAGGCCTTTCGTGCatgagatacgtgaatttcgcctatggaatttgcgaatccggtttatttttataaattgttttaaaagatacgccacgtggcgaatcgggtgcgaatccgacgagaatccgagagaatcgcaccccaaaagaatccgattcgccgtacatgctaatttttgaagaatccatGCATCATAGCCTCACACACACTCAACGATCCCATCAAGAGTAGGCATAGCCATACCATTTCCTTTAGCCTTATCAACTTTTACCCATTCCTAAGGCAGAGACATCAAGTCCTCAACAACTCCTTTACCAATCCAAAGTTACTTCAGCAAAATTCTATCTTTTGTCATTCTACACAAATCAGACTCAAATTTCCCTTTACCCATTTTACTCTCTCGTCCACAACAATCAGTCCAAGAAATGCTTTGCAGATCACTGAAGCCCAGCTCAAAGAACTATCACAAGGTTTCATCTTTTAAAAACTCCATTACTTGTTTTTGCAATATTGAATGAGGCATCTAAATCACCTTTATAAACACACAAATCACATCTGCCCAAACAAGAAACACACATACACATACATTCGTGTTACCTATATGTATCACAGAGTCAacatatgaaatgcataactgtTCATATATGCTAATGAGCAAGATATCTACTGAATCGACTATTAGAGAAGAGCATACATGTTTAATTGTGATAACCAAATTGCAAGATTATGTTTTTACAAAACGAGTCACTGAATGATTTCAAGAACCTTTTAttcattgaaaagaaaaaaaagaacttTTATATGCGTGTGAGCTTTGTTCCCCAAATCTGTCGGACAAGGGCCGAGGCGGTGGAACTCCTGTTGCTCGTCGGAGTATTACAATTGAGGGAAATAGGAGGAGTCTTGATGTTGGGTGTGGTTGCTGCTGTGTTGAGTCAGTAGAGGGAGAGAgactggcggcggcggcgagctGTTGTCGCCGGTAATAGGAGAAGAAGCAGGGGTGGTGGTTTTGTGAGCGGAGGGAGGTGGCGGCGTCTCCGCCGTCGCCGAGGAAGTAGATGGTGCCGTGTGCGGCGCCAGTGCCTAGATCCGGGGTGGATGGACTCGGTGGGGGCTAGGGCTTAGGCGGCGCCCTCCGTTCGAAATCCGAGCGGTGGCGGCTGGCCGGTGTGTTCTGTGTTCACGCGGAAGAGAGAGTCAGCCGGAGGGAGTGTCTCGCCGGGATTTTAGAGGCGGCGGCGCTGGCTGAAGGAGGGGGTGTCGCTGCTGCCCTCGTATGTGATGTGTGGGTGTGAGCCGAAGAGAGACAAGAGGATGATGGGGGTGAGCGGCTGTGAAGAAGAATAGAGGGAAAAAAGGAGTTGAGCTTTGAGGTGGTTGGGCTGAGTAAGATTGTGGGTTTGAGGGTTGAGCTGTGATGAGGAGCTGGGCCGATTTTCATTTAATTGGCTGATGGGCCTTGCTTTATTTATTCAATTGGGTCTCTTTTATTTAAAAGATGGGCTGCAGTATTCTATTAAGGTGTTGGGccgttgtattttttttataaaagatcttggactgttttattttatttaattgggctaATAACAtagattaatttgattaattatgttatagaaaaatttgataataataatattattattatgtgcatatattaagtgtaattacttattatatgagtTGAGCATGAATGATTTGCATTAAGTATTTTTGCAAATGAAGgcatttataatttaaattggttttcattAAATCCAATTATGAAGGAAAATCGAGCAAGGATATCGTTGGTGTCTTTAGCTCaagattttagttttcaatatttattattaaaatttgaaaacctGGTgtgatgaatcatagaatatttaGTACACTCACTAAGAagtaagattagcttcacgagacctattaagaatagaatttcttgtagactttgtgaccagggggattagcgctgctttcccaagacatgtttatatgtgattatgatcttcaggctttgcctaaccaggtgggcttactttccaaatgtataaagtatgattgagttattaagctctaaatgtttcaataaaatgcaaattgtttattcaataaaatgcaaactgtttatccaataaagatattttgtgcactctgctctgtttaaggctcgtaacaacgaatcgatcgaggttctctcttgacctaacacgttatttgataattgtgtacacctattaggtgacctggtgggttgatcttcatcaggcactaatcatgtatgaggcgttataagggtgctcgacgggatgtgttccagagcattgggtcccaaatgggaacttaactgggttacgccctcagttcaagcaagcgggagtaatggatccgtcggtggctaaaaggtccgggatcacagcgagtaacggaaagggagtgtgacatgtgcgcacaaatgaaagaaattattttaacatgcttagaagttatttcaatttaaaaccttctaagttatgtcatttatgattggataaactgtctttacgaaaatatgaaatgtttatgaaaatgcttgcccactgagtacattagtacttaacccaaaaatactttcaaatattttcaggttggctggtcggtgctgacgggatgagctgaggctagggttcaactttccattttagacttccgctgtagcaattactcttatATGTTATTTTGTCttctcaacttaagacttttatgttagaTTTAGAATAACATCTTTGATTGAGTTTAAACACTTAACTTCAAATTTTATGCTTATGAATactggttatcagaagcatgaaacaaaacttgtgatccaaagggggcctagcccgacttgttatcttattattcaggttttaacaaggtttttcccttatTTAttactatgaattattcacacctcgattatatttattccttcaagaattggggtgtgacaaaaaaatagtatcatttgttctatatttAAAAGTTACATGTTACGAATACTTTCTTCATTCAAATTACATGGCACCACTAAACATCATTAAGATAAATTACATGGCACCACTAAACATCATTAAGATGAACCAAAGAGGTCTTTCCTCGTATTATATGCAAAtgatatattaatatatgtaaaatgacactataagatttaaaatgacacttcaacaatttaaataaaactacaatattttaaataacactataagatttcaaaatgatattacaacatttcaaatgacacttcaagaatttgaatgacactactCTGACATCCAATAATACTATGAAGTTTCAAATGATATTACAACAGTTCAAATGACATTTCAACAATTCCAATGAAactacgagatttcaaatgacatttcaACAATTCCAATGAAactacgagatttcaaatgacaaaATGACATGTCAaataacactatgacatttGAAATAACACGATGTCATTCAAATGAAACTATAAAAGTCTAAATGACAca
This window encodes:
- the LOC131007208 gene encoding uncharacterized protein LOC131007208, with the protein product MGVSVTYQVNNAYYTSGYYLTDGIYPNWPVFMKSPTHPTDPKGKRFQVMQEAARKDIERAFGVLQARWAIVKGPARLWSKEAMSDIMFTCIILHNMIIEDEGEQATQWEEDADEASSSAASQPHVGALSDFRAFVARQASMRDAEMHARLTLDLKEHICRGRETGGGGELLSPVIGEEAGVVVL